One Echeneis naucrates chromosome 4, fEcheNa1.1, whole genome shotgun sequence genomic window, AGCCATAACAATATTAATTACAAAATAGtcctgaaaatgtaaaattaactAGTATGCATGCAGATTAAGCAGAAGTAGGTGAGGTGCATAGTACACAGTGTATAAAAGATATATTCTGGTGCACAGAGGGTAAGTgttcagtgtctgtgtttgtggcagTCCCATTTTCCCAGAATTTAGAATCAGAATCACTTTATTAAACTGATCGTAGTCCActcttttctccttttgaaGTCACAATGTAAAAGTTAATGTCTCCTTGCTGTGAATGAAGTCCCTGCCTTATTAATATGCTAATGGTTAGAGggagcatgtgtgcatgtgtgcacatacacaatGAATCAATGGCTATGTACTACTGTGGTTCCGGCCAGGTTCCCAGAAGGAAGCATCAGTACAAGGATGCCTCAGAACATGTAACACAACAGAGCATTTCAACCATCACACAGCAGGGGgatgagagtgtgtttgtgtgtaagtgagtATTACTGAGAAGGGGAAAGAGAGACATTCAGCACCCAGCAGCTGAGAGCAGTTGGGGATAAACAAGTAGTGACCTTTGGCCTGTTTATACTCTTTACAGTCCTGCTCTTAATCCATCAACAGGGTGTGAACTACTTCATCACTTTTGAGATACATCAAGCCATTTTTAAAGGACCCAAAatgagaaaggaaggaagattAGTCTTACAGCAAGTTCAATTTCCTCTATGTTGAGTTTTGTCTGGATGGCAGTGAATCCTCCCAACTCTCCAAACTTAATAGAAAGACACAAGGAAAGGAGACATATAATGCAAAAATGATATAACTGTGACTTATGCATATGGAGGCAATAATTGGGCAACGACTTGGTACTTACTCGATTCACCAAATCAACCAGCCAGCCATGAGGCTCCTGAAACAGATGATTGTTACTTCAGTGAGTTTGAACTCCGAAACACTGACACATACGCacagaaacatcacagtttTTCACTGTTCACATGGGTAGCTCTCCTTAGCATAGTACATTCCTCTTCCCCTAACTAACTGTTTGGGGAAGAGGAATGGTTAAACCAAGTCTTAACCTCCAAGAAATTGTCTTTGCCTGTGGGGTCCTTAATTCTTATCCCTCAGATGACATAATTACCAATAGTTCAGTGTGCACTCAGGTTTAAGTCCTCATCAGGATATAAAAATGCAcaccaacagaaacacacacacaaaaacacacagaaacccaTGAGCAAGCATGCACGCAAGCACCCACGCACAAGTTTTCTGacagctgttgtgtgtcagtcacACATGTTCTACTGAGCCCCTGTGGCTCAGTTACACAACCACGGGATTGAAAAACTCACCCATCTGCCCCTGAAAATGACTATGAGCCATAAACAATAGCTAATAAGCAAATATGTACATAATACTAACGCAGCTTTAGATACTCAGAAGCGCACGTGGTCAAACGAGTACACACTCCAACAACATTTCCCTGTCATAAGTACAGAGGACGAGTCTCTTACTTTCTGATAGGTGTTGCTGGGAGAGACCGCAAACATGTTGGCCTCTTCTCCAAAAACTTCACCCCAGCTCCTTTGACAAGCCTTCATCCGATTCTTAAAATGGTACTCATTATCAGGGTTGAAGGCCTGGACACAAGCATGAGACAGCATAAAAtacatgctgaaaataaatttcaaaaatgttatgACATACACGTGATTACCAAAGGAGAGAGAGTCTATGAATATATGAGGTGaattttatgttaaaaacaGACCAATATCTTCAACAAATTGACACAGGGACATTGACTCCTCACACCAAAGGCTTTTAACCTATATAATTTGCAATACACTGATAATTAATCATTAAAATTTGGTtataataagtaataataataaacataatttgCTCAGATGCTCAGTTTTTTTCCAATAACAATATAGCTTCTTTAAAGTTCAAAATACTTACATCAAGAAATCAAAAATGATGAGGGATTCAAAGGCttacagaaagacagagtgagagagaacaTACCATAGTTAAGACTCCCATCAGGTTTACAGGTACAGGATCTTGCTTGACCCTCTCTGCCACTAGCTCCACCAGCAACATGAGCATGTTGTAGATGCCCTCGTGAATCTCTGTGCCCCACTTGTGCACGGCACTGCTAGTAAGTAACTGAGTGAGCAGATGGATAGATGTGAGGAAAGCCAGTGAAAATCACATGTTAACCAACAAACTGCTACAGAGTCACATAAGACTATGTTTCTTTACTGTCCACCTTTTTAAAGGCCTCTGGCATGCAGCGATCCATAAACCTCTTGCAGTTCTCATCAGCATCAGCAAGACCTGTTGGAGAGGGAGACGTTGGATACATAAATTTAACTCACACCTAAACTTAGAAAAATGTAttgcaaaatataaatatgtgacAAACAGCAATGCTGCAAAGGAAGCTTGCTATGAACACAGTAATGCCAATTTAAGTGTGTTATATAATGCAGGCACCCAAAAGTTTCtaatcacacatacacacaagatCTTACCATGTCTGGCTAGGCAGGTGGATGCAATGAGGCACTTGCCCAGGGACTCCTCTCTCTTGTAAGGTATAGACCAATGGTCAGTAAAGACTCGACTCTCAAGCTCATACAGGTTGGTGGTGGGGAACTCCATGCTTCCCCCAGAGCAGTTCCCATTTTCATCATTGCTCCTCTGTAATACAGAAGATGATTTAACTATCACCACACACAGTTGGTTGCACTAGCCTACAATGATGCTGCAATGGTTTTCCTATGCAAATTTTGGGATAGTCAAAATGGCCCCCAGAAATTATAGACAGGGTAATGCTGGATTTTGTTCCCTCCTTTGGGAGAACAGCAATAGCCATTGTTTGGAAACTGGGCCCTCTTCTCAATGATCTGCCCTTGAGCTCATCATCACTTTGTCCCTATTCATTCTCTCAAGCAGCTCTCACAATCAGACAGGTGCTGGCTTTCAAGAACTTCACTGCACAATTAAATCAAAAGGGTTGAAATTTTCGCAGCAATAAAGTCAGGTGTGATGAAACCCCAAATAGTTCATTTAACATACTAAATACTGCCAAATTcatgctgagaaaacaaaatagcCAGTGGCAGTTGTGTCTGTGAGTATGCACCGTGAAAGCAAGAGCTAGATAAAAAATTTAAGATTACACTTTTTTATTATCCACATTATAAAGTCTTTACATATTCATGCCGTCCCATATCACTGCGCAGCAAAATAGGACAGCATGCAAAAGCACAGCATAGTTGAACTAAAGTAATGATTATGAGAATACTATTAACAATGCATAATGTGGTCTATGGACCTGCTGTATAAACTTATCTGATCTATGACAAAGGTTTGAAATTCTATATTTACTTAATTATAAATCACCAAAGCTATTCCAATTATTCTGACCATTTTGCCTTCAGGcactacaaagaaaaaaaacattaataaagcATAGCTGAGTCAAGCCTTCCTATTTTGAATACATCTCCACATATTAGCATACATAATGGTCAATGTGTTCAGTGCATGTTTGACTGAGCTGCACATTGATACATGGACAATATAAATTGATGGACTGGACATTTAAGTAGAACaggagggagtgggggggggggggggggaagagaaGCATCATATTTCATTCCTTCCCTTTCTAAGAAAATCAGACTTGACAGTTCGATGGATGaagagtagagagagagagagagagaagggagaaatAAAGAGAGGGTGGGAGtcttttctgacatttcactCTAGTTCTAGTTTTAACACAAGCTTTTGCAAATCaccatgaaaaatgaaaatgtgctgatAAGATGTAAAATGCTATGTTTCATGAGCCTTTAGGGGAAATGTTTGAGTCACAAAGGCTCActatgcatgtgtgcatggtTGCGCAGGACCATGAGGTAACTCGGCGCCACTCTGTTACTATGCACCCTCCAACCTCGCTGGAACCCACTGGGAGACtgcaatgtgtttgtgtatcaggGAGACTACAGGGCTATATTTAGGAGCATAACATGGGGCCAAAGGCCTGTAACATGCCTCTTAAtgacaaatacaacaaatagTGGAAGAGAAAATAGGGGAATTAAGCACTTTAATCTTCTTAAGTTTTTCTATATAGTGCATGTCTTAGAAGTTTCGTTGCATGAGAGTGACACTAGTTACTGTGACTTTGGtgaatttttcaaaaaatacaTGTGTAAAAGCTATTACACGTGACACTCAGACATGCATACATTATTCATCTGACAGGTGTGAAAGAATGCTCTTAATTAAACTTTCTTCGCTTGTGAATGTGAATTAACAACCCAATGATTAACATGTCCTCACAAATGGGCTTATTAGTTGCACTAAcatgtattttctgtttatctttctgaaaatgttgatgGGAGGGGGGTTATTTGCACACATTCTGCTGACACTCACAGTATTGATCGCAGCAGCTCTGACTATTTTACCATGAGAGGGATGCAGCAAGTGGCCAAAAGGTCTGAACCACTTTTTCAGCAAATGAAATTACTTGTGCCTTTCTAAGAAAGCTTATAGGGGGCTTCATGAGGGCTAGTAAAGAAACAAGTGAGGTGAAGTTACATGAGGCAAGCAGCCTTATAAGCTTCTCTGGTTGTAAATCAAAGCAAAGCTCCCATGTCTTAACCATACAGACATTTACGAGTAATCAAATAAGTTTGCTGTTACAACAGCACACTAAGACTGAGCTGGGACGAAGTGGTAGGATCTGCAGGCAAATTATTGACAACTGTCAAGTCTGGCTGTCAGAGAAGCCGGCGCTGGCCTCGAAGCACAAAATGTGAATAATCACTCAGAGGTGCAATAATCCGAAATCTTctgagtgaaaatgtgtgtgatataaataagcaaacaaacaaacaaacaaacaagcaagcaacccccccccccccccccaaaaaaaaggaaaaaaaaaccgtATGCGACAGAAATTGCGAAACCACTTCTCAGTCCTGATCGGGAGGACTGCAATCTCGGCAAACTGTGAGCACGGTTGACGCTGCTGTCAGCCAACCTGCCAACTAATGTTAGCTAGCCCCATGCAAAGCAGTCAGTAACCAACCGGTCAGACTAACTTACAAACCCGATACTACCGCAAGAGTAGATCCAGATAAAATGTGCCGCTGCAATCCTCCTGATGCCTCTGCACCGCTCCTCCTGGTCCATCCACACTGGCGGGTTTAACTCTCGGCCAACGTTAGCTAGCAAGCTACTAGCTAGCTTTGTTAGCTTGCAAGTTTTAAAACGCCTATTACTCCCATCACTCGAGTAGATAACTTTCACCTCAGTATGGGTCAGTGACATGTCTTACTCCGTGGGCCTGCAGGGTTAATTCCTGCTCTGACAGTTCACGTTGGGCTCGGTACATACAGCTGTGGAGCTGCTAAGTTTAGCTAGTTAAATGGGCGagccctctctccctcactaaATTAACATTAGCCATATTCTCCTCCCTCGCTCCGGTCGATGCTCGCTCTTACCTCGCTGTCTACCACATCGTGGTACGCGGGTGGGGGATCAAACCCTCCCGTCCCAGTCCGCCCGCTGTTTTCCCCGTCTCCGCTCGAGCCCAAACCGGGGGCAGGGCCGCTCTCCATCGGCTCGTATCCATACCCGAGTCCGGGGCTTTCGTTCGTCAGGAGCGCCACAGCCTCGTTGATGTCGTTCTTCGCTAAGCGGAGCGCTTTCCTTATCACGTCCGGGTCCGGGAAACCCATGCAGAGGAGCGTGGTGATGTGCTGCTCCTCTTCGGTCTCCATTTTTTGcggtgtctctgtctctccggACTAGCAGTAACGGGGTGCTCGACACTGCCCTGTAGCTGTGCACGCCGCCATGTTTACAGTCCGCTGCTACTGGCCTGTCACGATCCGGCTTCGCCCTCAACAGCGCCGCCGACACAGGTGCGCTGCTGCCGCCTGCTGCCGCCTGCTGCCTGCCGGGAACTGCACGCTCGCTGCGGGAACGCGCACAGCCGAGCCGGGGGCAGTTTTACTGTAAAGGTTCAcactgtcattttctctttcctttcaaCATTAAAGCTATACGAAAGACCTAAGAGCACAAAGAGATTTGCAGTCTAATTCATGGAACTTCAACACTTTGATTGTAGTATGATAAATTACATTGGATGATTACATTGGATACATTGGACGATCAGTACACAGTTACAGCCCAGTCCACCTCCTGTTGTTTAGCTGAGCCAATTTAAATGGGTTAATACTGCAACTACTGGTTGCACAGTGGGTTCTAATATATTGCTGTATTAGCTCTTTGTGGCCTTTTTTCCTTCGAGTGTGCACATTGCTTGATATAATTTTTTGTTATacatcattgttgttgttgttattattattattattattaataaaccttttaacaacattaacacattttttaattcGTTAACAAACGATCTTTACCGGTAGCATTGTATAAAATATCCCTATTTTACACAATACCTGTTTAAGAGATAGAGCACATGATTATAATGTGCATCATTCCGTAAAATTAATTCCATTGTGCTTTcacactttacatttttttctacagCAAATTCTACCTTTAACCTTAAATGCGATCGTGGTTACTGTAGCAGTAGTGTAGATTTATTGTGAATGTATGCAGTCTAAAAACAATGAGGTCAATAAGTTCAAAACTCCATCATTCAGGCAAACGcccatttcagtttcagtttcatgttgcttgtaaaacatttaaaaaacaaaactacttaAAAACATTGTGGACAGCCAGGCGACTTGAGCtgtatatttttctctttaccTTTGCCCATTATGTATGTTTTTTACATCTTATTCTCTGTCATTTTTCTCCAATCttaattctttcattcatttcattttaaagaagCTAAAGTGAACGTAACCACAACCAATTCCCTACAATGTAAGGGTGTGGCCATGCGCGCGACTCTCTGCTGTCGGGTGAATGTCACGTGAACACTCGGCTCATGTGACAGGGGAGAATCAAAACAGGAACAAAATGGCTGCTACCGGAGACGACGCCACCGCAATGGAGAGCATCTCCAGGGCACCAGCGGCCTATTTAGCAGCTCCGATCCCGGGTTCAGGCTCCGGCGGCTTCGTGGACAGCTCGGAGGACACAACGGACAGCCAAGCGGCGGTTCCCAGGAAGCCCCACGGCAACAGTGAGGCGTGTTTCTTTACGGTTTCCGTAGTGTGTTGATGCTAGCGTACACGGAAATCAGTCTAGCTGTCTCTGAATAGTGGGTTAAAGTACTTCCCCAGTTTTGGAAATGCTCTTAAATTTGACCTTTGTTCACAAGTGCCATTCTCGGAGGAGGCATTCAGTTGTGATTGTTAATGTTGGATTGAaagtctatatatatatatatatatatatatatatatgtgtgtgtgtgtgtgtgtgtgtgtgtgtgtgtgtgtgtgtgtgtgtgtgtgtgtgtattttatattgATCCTACTCCATGTGGTTGGCTTCAGGTGATGGTGGTGTGGAGACGGCAGAGGAGGCTGTGGAGCCTGCAGAGCCTGATATCAATGAGCTGTGCACTGATATGTTTGAAAAGATGGCCATCTTCCTGCAAGGAGAGCTCACAGGTATGTTTTTAATTCCCCAGACACACAGCACTCACCTCTGCTTTTCCTATCACATTCCTCCATGCAAACACAGCTACAATATAGAAAACTAAGTTGTATggcttgtttttaatttctcgTCTTGCTTCTTTACTCTCATTTCCCTGTTAACACTTTCTCTCACATGTTTTCTTCCTAAACGTTTCAGCCAGCTGTGAGGATTACCGCCTGCTGGAGAACATGAACAAGCTAACAAGTCTGAAGTACATGGAAATGAAGGACATCAGCATCAATATCAGCCGTAACCTGCAGGATCTCAACAACAAGTGTGAGTCTGatgcacaaaacacagaaaaattacattGTTATATAGTCAATACcttattcttgttttctttcctgtgttttgCTTTAGATGCCAGTTTACAGCCCTACTTGGaccaaataaatcagattgAGGAGCAAGTGTCTTCACTTGAGCAAGCTGCATATAAACTGGACGCATATTCCAAGAAGCTGGGTAAGAGATTCAAGAAGTCgataaatttaaaataaataatttgttcTTCCAAATAATATAATTACAATCATATTTACGTAAAGCTTTGAATGGCAGTCATGCTAaacttaaatacatttctatataaTGTAAAATTCCACAGTACAAGACATAAATATTTACTGCTATTGTCTTGTCTTTTAACTAGACAGTTAGAGTATAATGTTTGCATTCTTTATGTGCTGGCCATCTAATTTAGTATGTGGAGTTTACAATAGTCAATAGTCCAGCTGCATTTATTGGCTCATATTAGAAAAGCATTAAGAAGTCCACCAGTAGATGGTGCTGCAATGCTGCAGATAATTCCATACCTAATTAGGGTTGTATTACTGTCTACAGAGATGACCTAATTGTGCTGCATTTGGACTTTATCTATCCCTCTAACTGACTTTTCTCATCTATACAGAGGCCAGATTCAAAAAATTGGAGAAGcgatgagaagaaaagaagaggcaGCCAGGGAATTTTGGTGCCTACTCACTTTTTTCAGACTGCCTTGCCTTAGTACCTCTGCCAGCTGAACCAGGAGCATGCAGGCAGGATGTGAACTAAGagtgaaaaaagcaaacagtttCAGCCACTTTGACACATAGAATCAACCAGGGAGGAAGCAGCTGAAGGCACATGAATTAGCATTGCAGTGTTTGGCTTAGATTTAACCGTAGAATAAATTTTTTGGCAACACACATGTAGCTAAGATGTAAAAGAGTGTATGGTTTTTATATCCATGTTCTTTTGCTGATAATCTTGATTTCAGCCAAATTTCCCCATTCATCTGCACTAAACCTACTACTAAACAAAAATGGTACTTGTACTATTGAGCATATGACACTTGGGTCATACAAAGATAATTTATGTGATGAAGCATGCTTTGTTTTGATAGGGTCTCTGCCCTCACTCTGATCATATCTGGCAAGTCAGCTTCAACTGCAAAATTTGACCTAGTAATAGTATCACAGAGTTACATTAGGAAATTCAATTCTGTATTTTTAGAAATTGATGTGTGCACAGTGCAAAAGCACAATATTCTGTTAAAGCTATTGAGTTTATATGATGTATGAGTtgatgtatgatgtatgtttagAGTTTCTGACACTGAAAACAGGAGGATTTTTAAATACATCATGATGTGCACATCATTGCGTGACTTTCCCAAAGTGACTACTAACAGCAGATGGCAGACCTGCATCATGTTAAGCACATGAATCAATGTGCAGTTGATGTGTGTATATTATATATCCATGACCTGCTAAAGAAGGTTTTAGTTTCAGCCTCCTTGGATGAAGAAGAAACGGACAAAGTGAGACCGATGGAGGGAAACAGATGAAATCCATTCATGACAATTCAAAGAAGGTTAATGGGTGACTAAAGATGTGTGTGCTGGCCTATTCctcctttgtttcctccttttatATTGGATGTTACAGAGTTTCTCTTGACACAGGCAACAGATTATCTAAACTGATGGGACCCctctgctgagtgtgtgtttgcataaaatctaatctaaagCAGGTTTCTGTCATTAGTCCAGTTGAGGCCCCAGCACAGAGGGAGCTCATTATTCATACTGTAACATTATTTACTGTTGCACTGTGATCCTTCCATCTCTTTCCCTACCTCTTTCCAGGACCCTTGGGCATTAATTCAGCTCCCCTCCCAGACTCTAAAGTCACGTCTATTAGATaattttgggttgtttttgtaaagctgaatgtgagtgtgaggaATCAGTCAAGCATATAGGAGAGGGTAAGATACTAATCACAGGTAAACTTATATTAATCAGTTCGGCAAGTACTGCAATAAGTTCATGCTGGAGCAGTATATCTTAGCTGTGGGAACTGATTATATTCTGTCTGAATTGCATCAGATGCCTCAAAAGGGGCATGGAAAGGGAAGGTAGATTGCTGATCCAAATCAATGGTATACTTCAGGTGGAACTCCACTGGTTAATTCGTTTGTGAAAAGAAATTATTGCGACCTGATAGCAACTGCATTTCATTATCTTCATTTTccatgtgtgtccagctgagGCCTTCTAGGGAAGACACCCCCCTTCccctgttttctctgtttatctGCTGGAAGATGTAAAAGACCTTTAAAGTGAGATCTAACAGGGTTTTTTCTGGTTATTATGAATGAtctattttaaaacaacataTCCAATTGCTCAATCCACAGAAAATGTATAAAGCCTATACACACAAATTTAGATCAAGTCTGcagctttgtgatgtcacaagatAGCAATCAACACCCTACCAATCCCCAAGTCCAAACCACTTGGACCCACAATCCAAACTTGTAGTATTTGGTTTAGTTGTATTTACCTGAAAAACCTgctccattttcatttaatcactGAGAAAACAGTCTGCCAATCTCATTAACCTTATTTTGGAACATCAGAGAGAGGGCGTGTAGAACTTGACTGAGCTGGTTTTGGTTCTCAAAACTACTGGTCCAGTACAGATCTCTGAACTATGCTGAGTGTCAAACAAGTCATTTTTACACTCATAATTGCAATAACAGAGAAAACAGGCTGTCTCGGTGATTCTCAGAAATTTGCCTCTCTATTCTCTCCCAATCTTTTTTTCTGAGTCCTAGCCATAACTTCCCAGGGTTGAAATACACCACAAACAGCAAGGGACTTCTGCAGCCAATGAGCACCCTGCAAATATACCATGATCTTGCACGCTTCAACCCCTTACCATTGTGGACTGCTGTATACACATACAGCAAAGGCAGAGACAATGCATTAGAGACATGTGGTTGTATGCCATAGAATGCCCATTCAAATGTGTGTTACATTGGGATGATGGTGATTGAATTGCACGCACTGCAATTATGCCCTATAGATGCAATCAACTTAAAATAGTGATAAAATGGTCTAAGTAGTCTTATCTGCACAGAGGAATTATTTTaagtttaatattttcaaaCGATAAGGCCACAATTTCATTTAGTCTGACAGACCTCAGGAGATTCTCAGAATTGTGAGTGAGAAACTATCAAACACATGTCCATCATCAGCTGTAGCAAAGGAGATGTTTTACCCATTAGCTTGAGATGTAGACTGAGCCATTTAACAATAACAAGGCACTGTGCCACACCACAGTGTTGTGTAACTGACAATCAAGCACGAAGTTTGGGAAAAACTTGCCCATGTTCATGAATGAGAGCGAACGAGGACACCcaaaaagtcattttcaaaccacatttgttctgttttttcagcCTTTCTCAAAGTTAGCATTTCACTTAGTTGAGCAATGTCAACAAATTTAGTAGTATTGTGAAATCTCTCTTCATCCCTATTGTGTTTCACTCACTTTCACACTCACAGGCACTGATGGGATACGCAGTTCTCCATAACTGCATTCTAAGATGTTTAATACCCTCCTAAGCCCCTATAAAGTAAGGGCATAGTAAAGAGAGTCAAATGGCCTGGGATGGATGGCAAAGACGTTCGTGTTTACATCCATTTCAAAGCAGCCAATAGATCTGGGAGGTATTTCAGTGCAAATATAAGCCACATGTGAGAACTGAGGGACTGAGTCCAAACTTCAACTACCTTCTACAAGTAGGACATGAACGCCACACAAGGTCAACTTTTGGCACCACAATCATTCACTTCACGCCGCTTCTCACACCTTCATCATACACTGTGCACACGTGTGATGATGCAAAGACACGAACAAAGTCTATCT contains:
- the bloc1s2 gene encoding biogenesis of lysosome-related organelles complex 1 subunit 2 isoform X1, which codes for MAATGDDATAMESISRAPAAYLAAPIPGSGSGGFVDSSEDTTDSQAAVPRKPHGNSDGGVETAEEAVEPAEPDINELCTDMFEKMAIFLQGELTASCEDYRLLENMNKLTSLKYMEMKDISINISRNLQDLNNKYASLQPYLDQINQIEEQVSSLEQAAYKLDAYSKKLEARFKKLEKR
- the bloc1s2 gene encoding biogenesis of lysosome-related organelles complex 1 subunit 2 isoform X2 translates to MAATGDDATAMESISRAPAAYLAAPIPGSGSGGFVDSSEDTTDSQAAVPRKPHGNSDGGVETAEEAVEPAEPDINELCTDMFEKMAIFLQGELTGICEDYRLLENMNKLTSLKYMEMKDISINISRNLQDLNNKYASLQPYLDQINQIEEQVSSLEQAAYKLDAYSKKLEARFKKLEKR